In a genomic window of Drosophila takahashii strain IR98-3 E-12201 chromosome 3L, DtakHiC1v2, whole genome shotgun sequence:
- the NUCB1 gene encoding nucleobindin-2 has protein sequence MARNVALLGLALIAISSVVALPVTQTKKDPKEAESSTPATADVETALEYERYLREVVEALEADPEFRKKLDKAPEADIRSGKIAQELDYVNHHVRTKLDEIKRREVERLRELANQAYELSNDIDRKHIKVSQHLDHDNEHTFEIEDLRKLIQKTSDDLAEADRKRRGEFKEYEMQKEFEREAQKKEMDEESRKKFEAEVKEKEKKHQDHEKLHHPGNKAQLEDVWEKQDHMDKNDFDPKTFFSIHDVDSNGYWDEAEVKALFVKELDKVYQSDLPEDDMRERAEEMERMREHYFQETDSNHDGLISIQEFMVQTNKEEFQKDPEWETIDRQPQYSHEEYLEYERRRQEEVQRLIAQGQLPPHPNMPQGYYAAPPPGGVAYQQAPPAGGQLHYQQPDQVHAQQQQQYAQQQQQYAQQYQQQQYGQQPVQLQPNQVYQHVGQVPQQQQPVYQQQQQQPVYQQQQQQPVYQQQQPVQQQQQQQQPVQQQQQPVLQQQQQQPVQQQQQQTAQQQPIPQQQVHNQSPPPAQNQQVPVQQQQKQHQETANQANQQH, from the exons ATGGCGCGGAACGTGGCCCTGCTGGGATTGGCCCTGATTGCGATTTCCTCGGTGGTCGCCCTGCCCGTCACGCAGACCAAGAAGGATCCCAAGGAGGCGGAGTCCTCCACCCCGGCCACCGCCGACGTGGAGACGGCCCTGGAGTACGAGCGCTATCTGCGGGAGGTGGTCGAGGCCCTCGAGGCGGATCCCGAGTTCCGCAAGAAGCTGGACAAGGCGCCCGAGGCCGACATCCGG AGCGGCAAGATCGCCCAGGAGCTGGACTATGTGAACCACCATGTGCGCACCAAGCTGGACGAGATCAAGCGGCGCGAGGTGGAGCGCCTGCGCGAACTGGCCAACCAGGCGTACGAGCTGTCCAACGACATTGACCGGAAGCACATCAAGGTGTCCCAGCACCTGGACCACGACAACGAGCACACCTTCGAGATCGAGGACCTGCGCAAGCTGATCCAGAAGACCTCCGACGACCTGGCCGAGGCGGATCGCAAGCGGCGCGGCGAGTTCAAGGAGTACGAAATGCAGAAGGAGTTCGAGCGGGAGGCGCAGAAGAAGGAGATGGACGAGGAGTCGCGCAAGAAGTTCGAGGCGGAGGtcaaggagaaggagaagaagcACCAGGACCACGAGAAGCTGCACCACCCGGGCAACAAGGCCCAGCTGGAGGATGTGTGGGAGAAGCAGGACCACATGGACAAGAACGACTTTGACCCGAAGACCTTCTTCTCGATCCACGATGTCGACAGCAACGGCTACTGGGACGAGGCGGAGGTCAAGGCCCTGTTCGTCAAGGAGCTGGACAAGGTCTATCAAAGCGATCTGCCCGAGGACGACATGAGGGAGCGGGCCGAGGAGATGGAGCGCATGCGCGAGCACTACTTCCAGGAGACCGACTCGAACCACGACGGCCTGATCAGCATCCAGGAGTTCATGGTGCAGACCAACAAGGAGGAGTTCCAGAAGGACCCCGAGTGGGAGACGATCGACCGACAGCCGCAGTACTCACACGAGGAGTACTTGGAGTACGAGCGCCGGCGCCAGGAGGAGGTGCAGCGCCTGATCGCCCAAGGTCAACTGCCCCCGCATCCGAACATGCCGCAGGGATACTACGCCGCTCCACCACCGGGCGGCGTGGCCTACCAGCAGGCGCCACCGGCGGGCGGACAACTGCACTACCAGCAACCCGACCAGGTGcacgcccagcagcagcagcaatacgcgcagcagcaacagcagtacGCTCAACagtaccagcagcagcagtacgGACAGCAGCCAGTGCAGCTGCAGCCCAACCAGGTGTATCAGCACGTCGGACAGGTcccgcagcaacaacagccagtctaccagcagcagcaacaacagcctgtctatcagcagcagcaacagcagcccgtctaccagcagcaacaacctgtgcaacagcagcagcagcaacaacaacctgtacaacagcaacagcaacccgtactgcagcaacagcaacaacagcctgtgcaacagcagcagcagcaaaccgCTCAACAGCAGCCCATTCCACAGCAGCAAGTCCACAATCAGAGCCCTCCGCCCGCTCAAAATCAACAGGTGCcggtgcagcagcaacaaaaacaacaccaGGAAACGGCAAATCAGGCAAATCAGCAACATTAA
- the ais gene encoding probable ATP-dependent RNA helicase DDX52 produces the protein MDEHDIFKLITAGVRFTKRPKKEAPAKEQPQPAVSKKEEPVKSETSDEDDEESTEFRLLAGGTGSLPKRKKYKEGKAPSPKELELQKAADEANETRKQNGISVLGKKVPPPVSSFEDLTKNFKLLPRLQQNLLARHFDRPTPIQMQALPVLLQRRALMACAPTGSGKTLAFLTPLIDGLRSHKTSGLRALILAPTRELAQQIYRECAELTRETGLRTHFISKVSEAKQKHGAECKQRYDILVSTPNRVRFLLQQEPPLLDLSLVEWFVLDEADRLMEEGQNNFKEQLDDIYAACSLPSKCVAFFSATYTVPVAKWALRHLKNLVRITVGVQNSATETVQQELLFVGSEGGKLVAMRDLVRQGLQPPVLVFVQSKERAKQLFEELLYDGINVDVIHAERSQHQRDNCVRAFREGSIWVLICTELMGRGIDFKGVNLVINYDFPPTTISYIHRIGRTGRAGRPGRAITFFTQEDTANLRSIALIIKNSGGSVPEYMLQMKKVRKSEAKMRAKKPLEREDISTKIRPEAKSEETHKAGKLKKVEKTEKVMKKRQGGENDSKPKQKKLDKIKGDLKTAEKRKGKASKIKKKK, from the exons ATGGACGAGCACGATATTTTCAAACTGATTACGGCGGGCGTTCGCTTCACCAAGAGGCCCAAG AAGGAGGCACCCGCAAAAGAGCAGCCACAACCTGCGGTTTCCAAGAAAGAAGAGCCGGTGAAGAGCGAAACTTCAGATGAGGATGATGAAGAAAGCACGGAATTCCGCCTTTTGGCAGGAGGAACAGGCAGCCTGCCCAAGCGCAAGAAGTACAAGGAGGGCAAGGCGCCCTCCCCTAAGGAATTGGAGCTCCAAAAGGCCGCCGATGAGGCAAACGAGACGAGGAAACAGAACGGCATCAGTGTGCTGGGCAAGAAGGTCCCGCCACCGGTTTCCAGTTTCGAGGATCTAACCAAAAACTTCAAGCTGCTGCCGCGCCTGCAACAGAACCTGCTGGCCCGCCACTTCGACCGGCCCACGCCCATCCAGATGCAGGCGCTGCCCGTGCTCCTCCAGCGGCGCGCTTTGATGGCCTGTGCGCCCACGGGATCCGGCAAAACGCTGGCCTTTCTCACGCCCCTCATCGATGGTTTACGGTCGCACAAGACCAGCGGCCTTAGGGCCTTGATTCTGGCGCCCACCCGCGAGTTGGCCCAGCAGATCTACCGCGAGTGCGCGGAACTCACGCGGGAAACTGGACTGCGCACCCACTTCATCAGCAAGGTGAGCGAGGCGAAGCAGAAGCACGGAGCGGAGTGCAAGCAGCGCTACGACATCCTCGTTTCCACACCGAATAGGGTAAGATTCCTGCTGCAACAGGAGCCACCGCTACTGGACCTCTCGCTCGTCGAATGGTTCGTGCTGGACGAGGCCGATCGACTGATGGAGGAGGGTCAGAACAACTTCAAGGAGCAGCTGGACGACATCTACGCCGCCTGCTCGCTGCCCAGCAAGTGCGTGGCCTTCTTCAGTGCCACCTACACGGTGCCGGTGGCCAAGTGGGCGCTGCGGCACCTCAAGAACCTGGTGCGCATCACCGTGGGCGTGCAGAACAGCGCCACGGAGACGGTGCAGCAGGAGCTGCTGTTCGTGGGCTCCGAAGGCGGCAAGCTGGTGGCCATGCGCGACCTGGTGCGCCAGGGCCTCCAGCCGCCGGTGCTCGTCTTTGTGCAGAGCAAGGAGCGCGCCAAGCAGCTGTTCGAGGAGCTGCTCTACGACGGCATCAACGTGGACGTCATCCATGCCGAGCGCAGCCAGCATCAGCGGGACAACTGCGTGCGCGCCTTTCGCGAGGGCAGCATCTGGGTGCTCATCTGCACGGAGCTCATGGGCCGCGGCATTGACTTCAAGGGCGTCAATCTGGTGATCAACTACGACTTTCCGCCCACCACCATTTCGTACATTCATCGGATAGGCAGGACGGGGCGAGCAGGACGTCCAGGTCGAGCCATTACCTTTTTTACACAGGAGGACACGGCCAATTTGAGGAG TATTGCCCTCATAATTAAAAACTCTGGCGGTTCTGTCCCTGAGTACATGCTGCAAATGAAAAAGGTCCGCAAGTCGGAGGCCAAAATGCGGGCCAAGAAACCTTTGGAACGCGAGGATATATCGACTAAAATACGACCGGAGGCGAAAAGCGAGGAGACTCACAAGGCAGGCAAACTgaagaaagttgaaaagacGGAAAAGGTGATGAAAAAGCGGCAGGGCGGGGAAAATGATTCAAAGCCAAAGCAGAAAAAGTTGGACAAAATCAAAGGCGACCTCAAAACGGCGGAAAAGAGAAAGGGAAAAgcgtcaaaaataaaaaagaagaagtaa
- the LOC108066166 gene encoding uncharacterized protein isoform X1 encodes MEERAVLANIASIITKDLLIDQPPEDIISGTYPLLSFGEDDDEAEIFALMQRKRAMVASRKRRMLQEPEDQKQDLKQPKLEWLHSELNLLHRYTDAQFESYLHMRKLTFLKIQQTLEEILSGIPLPGYPTPPAQTMLSLALWKLATDEHFEEIARKFGLPWALCQQVVRGFWHCISDNYESFIKWPNSLAAQRSTLQGYQGLEELRCFRELFGIITLRRLDVFLESEHAEVPVVLQLICNAERKIVDCYVELAQEYSFEDSPIGQTLALNPRTMPAGSYLIGSEVFPLKSYLMRPIEAECFRKDAVFNELLRPAFQLAEKVLDTLARRFNTLYALEARDLNEVRLIVESICAMHNLCEEFQDEGLEDTGQGSFSWGGLAEGVRGSEKDSKGLQRRFELLDELVAIEPGE; translated from the exons ATGGAGGAACGTGCGGTGCTGGCCAACATTGCGTCCATTATCACAAAGGATCTGCTAATTGACCAGCCGCCAGAGGACATCATTTCCGGCACTTATCCCCTGTTGTCCTTCGGCGAGGACGACGATGAGGCCGAGATCTTCGCCCTGATGCAGCGGAAACGGGCAATGGTCGCCAGCCGAAAGCGCAGGATGCTGCAGGAGCCGGAGGACCAGAAGCAGGACCTCAAGCAGCCCAAGCTGGAGTGGCTCCACTCCGAACTCAACCTCCTGCACCGCTACACGGATGCCCAGTTCGAGTCCTACCTCCACATGCGCAAGCTCACTTTCCTG aaaatccAGCAAACCCTGGAGGAAATCCTTAGCGGAATCCCTTTGCCCGGCTATCCCACTCCGCCGGCGCAGACCATGTTGTCCCTGGCCCTGTGGAAGCTCGCCACCGACGAGCACTTCGAGGAGATCGCCCGGAAGTTCGGGCTGCCCTGGGCCCTCTGCCAGCAGGTGGTGCGGGGCTTCTGGCACTGCATCTCCGACAACTACGAGAGCTTCATCAAGTGGCCCAACTCGCTGGCGGCCCAGCGGAGCACCCTGCAGGGCTACCAGGGGCTGGAGGAGCTGCGCTGCTTCCGGGAGCTGTTCGGCATCATAACGCTGCGGCGGCTGGACGTCTTCCTGGAGTCGGAGCACGCCGAGGTGCCGGTGGTGCTGCAGTTGATCTGCAATGCGGAGCGCAAGATCGTCGACTGCTACGTGGAGCTGGCGCAGGAATACAGCTTCGAGGACTCGCCCATCGGCCAGACGCTGGCTCTGAATCCCAGGACCATGCCGGCGGGCAGCTATCTCATCGGCAGCGAGGTGTTCCCGCTGAAATCCTACCTGATGCGGCCCATCGAGGCCGAGTGCTTCCGCAAGGACGCGGTGTTCAACGAGCTGCTGCGACCCGCCTTCCAACTGGCCGAGAAGGTCCTGGATACCTTGGCCCGGCGCTTCAATACCCTGTACGCCCTGGAGGCGCGCGACCTGAACGAGGTGCGGCTCATCGTGGAGAGCATTTGTGCGATGCACAACCTGTGCGAGGAGTTCCAGGACGAGGGACTGGAGGACACCGGGCAGGGCTCCTTCAGCTGGGGCGGGCTGGCCGAGGGGGTGAGGGGCAGCGAGAAGGACTCCAAGGGACTGCAGCGGAGATTCGAGCTCCTCGACGAACTGGTGGCCATCGAGCCGGGCGAATAA
- the LOC108066166 gene encoding uncharacterized protein isoform X2, which yields MLSLALWKLATDEHFEEIARKFGLPWALCQQVVRGFWHCISDNYESFIKWPNSLAAQRSTLQGYQGLEELRCFRELFGIITLRRLDVFLESEHAEVPVVLQLICNAERKIVDCYVELAQEYSFEDSPIGQTLALNPRTMPAGSYLIGSEVFPLKSYLMRPIEAECFRKDAVFNELLRPAFQLAEKVLDTLARRFNTLYALEARDLNEVRLIVESICAMHNLCEEFQDEGLEDTGQGSFSWGGLAEGVRGSEKDSKGLQRRFELLDELVAIEPGE from the coding sequence ATGTTGTCCCTGGCCCTGTGGAAGCTCGCCACCGACGAGCACTTCGAGGAGATCGCCCGGAAGTTCGGGCTGCCCTGGGCCCTCTGCCAGCAGGTGGTGCGGGGCTTCTGGCACTGCATCTCCGACAACTACGAGAGCTTCATCAAGTGGCCCAACTCGCTGGCGGCCCAGCGGAGCACCCTGCAGGGCTACCAGGGGCTGGAGGAGCTGCGCTGCTTCCGGGAGCTGTTCGGCATCATAACGCTGCGGCGGCTGGACGTCTTCCTGGAGTCGGAGCACGCCGAGGTGCCGGTGGTGCTGCAGTTGATCTGCAATGCGGAGCGCAAGATCGTCGACTGCTACGTGGAGCTGGCGCAGGAATACAGCTTCGAGGACTCGCCCATCGGCCAGACGCTGGCTCTGAATCCCAGGACCATGCCGGCGGGCAGCTATCTCATCGGCAGCGAGGTGTTCCCGCTGAAATCCTACCTGATGCGGCCCATCGAGGCCGAGTGCTTCCGCAAGGACGCGGTGTTCAACGAGCTGCTGCGACCCGCCTTCCAACTGGCCGAGAAGGTCCTGGATACCTTGGCCCGGCGCTTCAATACCCTGTACGCCCTGGAGGCGCGCGACCTGAACGAGGTGCGGCTCATCGTGGAGAGCATTTGTGCGATGCACAACCTGTGCGAGGAGTTCCAGGACGAGGGACTGGAGGACACCGGGCAGGGCTCCTTCAGCTGGGGCGGGCTGGCCGAGGGGGTGAGGGGCAGCGAGAAGGACTCCAAGGGACTGCAGCGGAGATTCGAGCTCCTCGACGAACTGGTGGCCATCGAGCCGGGCGAATAA
- the LOC108066192 gene encoding arylsulfatase B — protein MRGLSAFLLLLCLQRVKSDGAAAARRPNIIIIMADDMGFDDVSFRGGREFLTPNIDALAYHGRLLDRLYAPAMCTPSRGALLSGRYPIHTGTQHFVISNEEPWALTLNATLMPEIFRDAGYSTNLVGKWHLGFSRPEYTPTQRGFDYHYGYWGAYIDYYQRRSKMPVANYSLGYDFRRNMELECQDRGVYVTDLLTAEAERLIKEHADKEKPLFLMLSHLATHTANEDDPLQAPEEEIRKFSYIKDPNRRKYAAMVSKLDQSVGRIMSTLASADQLENSIVIFYSDNGAPSVGMFANTGSNYPLRGQKNTPWEGGVRVAGAIWSSQLQARGSIFSQPIYVADWLPTLSRAAGIELDDSLRLDGIDLWPQLSGSADAPHVPREILHILDDVWRVGALQMGQWKYVNGTTAAGQYDSVLTYRELDDLDPRESRYAVTVRNSPTSRALSHFDLRRLTQQRISVIRRSATVRCGDLQRSCNPLLEECLYDISTDPCEQSNLAYSERHSDVLAALRRRLRELRASASIPGNRASMPAANPTWHTCAWESFEVQKPKIVPLECDYQGLPC, from the exons ATGCGGGGCTTATCAGCGTTTCTGCTTTTGCTCTGCCTCCAACGGGTGAAGTCTGATGGGGCTGCAGCCGCACGGAGACCCAACATAATCATCATAATGGCCGACGATATG GGCTTCGACGATGTGAGTTTTCGCGGTGGCCGGGAGTTTCTGACGCCCAATATCGACGCCTTGGCCTATCACGGTCGACTATTGGATCGCCTCTACGCCCCCGCGATGTGCACTCCCTCCCGGGGAGCTCTACTCAGCGGTCGCTATCCCATACACACAG GCACCCAACACTTTGTGATCAGCAATGAAGAACCTTGGGCTCTTACCCTTAATGCCACTTTGATGCCGGAGATCTTTAGAGACGCAGGCTACTCCACCAACTTGGTGGGAAAGTGGCATCTGGGCTTCTCCCGGCCGGAATATACACCCACTCAGCGGGGATTTGACTACCACTACGGCTATTGGGGTGCCTATATAGACTACTACCAGAGACGATCCAAGATGCCGGTGGCCAATTACAGTCTGGGCTACGATTTCCGGCGGAACATGGAGTTGGAGTGTCAGGATCGTGGAGTTTACGTCACCGATTTGTTGACCGCCGAGGCGGAACGGTTGATCAAAGAGCATGCCGATAAGGAGAAACCGCTTTTCCTGATGCTCAGCCATCTGGCTACCCATACGGCCAACGAGGATGATCCTCTGCAGGCGCCGGAGGAGGAAATACGAAAGTTTTCGTACATCAAAGATCCCAACCGTAGGAAGTATGCGG CGATGGTCTCCAAGTTGGACCAGAGCGTGGGCCGCATAATGAGCACTCTGGCCAGCGCGGATCAGCTGGAGAACAGCATAGTGATCTTCTACTCGGACAACGGAGCGCCCTCGGTGGGGATGTTTGCCAATACGGGTTCCAATTATCCGCTTCGCGGGCAGAAGAATACGCCGTGGGAGGGCGGAGTGAGGGTGGCCGGAGCCATTTGGAGTTCCCAACTCCAGGCACGTGGCTCAATCTTTAGTCAGCCCATCTATGTGGCCGACTGGTTGCCCACGCTTTCCCGAGCGGCGGGCATTGAGCTAGATGATTCCTTAAGGCTAGACGGGATCGATTTGTGGCCCCAGCTATCGGGATCGGCGGATGCCCCACATGTTCCGCGGGAGATCCTGCACATTTTGGACGACGTGTGGCGGGTGGGTGCCCTCCAAATGGGTCAGTGGAAGTATGTGAATGGCACCACTGCCGCCGGCCAATACGACTCGGTGCTTACCTACCGCGAACTGGACGATCTGGATCCCCGAGAGAGTCGTTATGCGGTGACGGTGCGGAATTCCCCAACTTCGAGAGCCCTTTCCCACTTCGATTTGCGGCGACTGACGCAACAACGGATCTCGGTCATCCGACGATCGGCCACCGTGCGTTGTGGGGATCTCCAGAGGTCCTGCAATCCCCTGCTGGAGGAGTGCCTGTACGATATCTCCACGGATCCCTGCGAGCAGAGCAATCTGGCCTACTCCGAAAGGCACTCCGACGTTTTGGCCGCCTTGCGAAGACGTCTGCGCGAACTGAGAGCAAGTGCATCGATCCCGGGTAATCGAGCCAGCATGCCGGCGGCAAATCCCACATGGCACACCTGCGCCTGGGAGTCCTTCGAAGTGCAGAAACCAAAGATTG TTCCTCTGGAGTGCGATTACCAAGGCCTTCCTTGTTAA
- the Cln3 gene encoding battenin yields MTASKQQEAEAEADHDPQVVVAPGDASRSSRKERGLWRDLTSYWILGLCNNYGYVVMLSAAHDIIKQFNPNDESEDSSSGRNCHLVSTGAILLADVLPSLFVKILMPFFPFWVNFRIAIAVAFSAAGFLLVGFANAEWMALLGVIITSASSGIGETTFLAYSSRYNKNVISTWSSGTGGAGVIGSLSYASLRSLDFSPRDTMLIMLIFPAIEAFAFWLLLRRPQVDILPVTTVESTEVLINDEKPLVGFKEKFFYIKHLFKYMLPLCLVYFFEYFINQGLFELVYFEDIFLDKDSQYRWLNVDYQIGVFISRSSVNVFQLDKIWLMSIFQFVNVVYFLTEVIWWYTPSIWIVFAIVLWEGLLGGGAYVNTFYRMSKEISPERQQFAMAMVVQSDSYGIALAGFLAIPVHNAICGLPAAARSLVW; encoded by the exons ATGACGGCAAGCAAGCAGCAAGAGGCCGAGGCCGAGGCCGATCACGATCCCCAAGTGGTGGTTGCCCCTGGAGATGCCTCCCGTAGTTCTCGCAAGGAGCGGGGCCTTTGGCGGGATCTGACTTCCTACTGGATTCTCGGTCTGTGCAACAACTACGGATATGTGGTGATGCTAAGTGCTGCCCACGATATTATCAAGCAGTTTAATCCG aATGATGAGAGTGAAGACAGCTCTTCGGGTCGGAATTGTCACCTGGTATCGACGGGGGCTATTTTGCTGGCTGATGTGCTGCCCTCATTGTTTGTTAAGATACTAATGCCTTTCTTTCCATTTTGGGTCAA CTTTCGCATAGCTATCGCTGTGGCTTTTTCCGCAGCTGGTTTTCTGCTGGTTGGATTTGCCAATGCCGAATGGATGGCCCTCTTGGGAGTTATCATCACCTCAGCGAGCAGTGGAATCGGAGAGACCACTTTTTTGGCCTATTCATCGCGATACAACAA AAACGTGATATCCACCTGGTCATCCGGAACTGGTGGTGCCGGAGTCATCGGTTCCCTGAGCTATGCCAGCTTGAGATCTCTGGATTTCAGTCCCAGAGACACAATGCTGATTATGCTGATCTTCCCCGCTATCGAGGCCTTCGCCTtctggctgctgctgcgtcgTCCACAGGTTGACATTCTGCCGGTGACGACAGTTGAGTCAACGGAGGTCCTTATCAACGACGAGAAGCCTTTGGTTGGCTTCAAGGAGAAGTTCTTCTACATCAAGCACCTCTTCAAGTATATGTTGCCCCTGTGCCTGGTGTATTTCTTCGAGTACTTTATTAATCAGGGATTG TTCGAACTGGTCTACTTCGAGGACATTTTCCTGGACAAGGACTCGCAGTACCGCTGGCTGAATGTGGACTATCAAATCGGCGTCTTCATTTCCCGCTCCTCGGTCAACGTCTTTCAGCTGGACAAGATCTGGCTGATGTCCATCTTCCAGTTCGTCAACGTCGTCTACTTCCTCACCGAGGTCATCTGGTGGTACACGCCCAGCATCTGGATCGTGTTCGCCATCGTCCTGTGGGAGGGACTCCTGGGCGGCGGCGCCTACGTGAACACCTTCTATCGGATGTCCAAGGAGATCTCGCCGGAGCGCCAGCAGTTCGCCATGGCCATGGTGGTCCAGTCGGACTCGTATGGCATCGCCCTGGCCGGATTCCTGGCCATTCCCGTCCACAACGCCATCTGCGGTCTTCCGGCGGCGGCCAGGAGCCTCGTCTGGTGA